The following are from one region of the Salvia splendens isolate huo1 chromosome 2, SspV2, whole genome shotgun sequence genome:
- the LOC121775566 gene encoding uncharacterized protein LOC121775566: MQYFDSESQAHTSHGSQNLSSFPMSCDDGKEQILGGSSSSRPIGVKKAKVKKKKSDSSESLIVALEKQNERYNAGMKQANDNLGMFFKQQKKNHDLKTTNDENKIMAMGLSSIVDLDSRAYFQAERRWILHFNKKELNKKNNQMTIRN; encoded by the coding sequence ATGCAATATTTTGATTCAGAAAGTCAGGCTCATACTTCGCATGGATCACAAAATTTGTCTTCGTTTCCTATGAGTTGTGATGATGGCAAGGAACAAATCCTTGGTGgttcttcttcatcaaggccCATCGGAGTGAAGAAGGctaaagtgaagaaaaagaagTCTGATAGCTCAGAATCACTTATTGTTGCTCTAGAAAAACAAAATGAGCGATATAATGCGGGCATGAAACAAGCAAATGATAATTTGGGTATGTTTTTTAAACAACAAAAGAAAAACCATGATCTCAAAACTACGAATGatgaaaataaaatcatggCTATGGGCTTGAGCTCTATAGTCGATCTTGATAGTCGTGCTTATTTTCAAGCCGAGAGAAGATGGATTTTGCATTTTAACAAAAAAGAGCTCAACAAGAAGAACAACCAAATGACTATACGCAACTAG
- the LOC121775573 gene encoding inner membrane protein ALBINO3, chloroplastic-like, with protein MYRGSVPGHSFINRDREGAHARLRFWMSRPLFLRIVDAVKEHDDCFMQRSDGTRRLRLSSLQKPKLEQNKKLKYAFSQKQEQNKKLKRIKQRWSNFQERIKLETSRLYKQAGVSPLAGCLPTLATIPVWIGLYQALSNVANEGLLSEGFFWIPSLGGPTTIAARQSGAGISWLFPFVDGHPPLGWQDTAAYLVLPVLLVASQYVSMEIMKPPQTDDPNQKNTLLVLKFLPLMIGYFLLSVPSGLSIYWFTNNVLSTAQQVWLRKLGGAKPVVGENASGIISAGRAKRSGAQQERTGERFKQLKEAEKKQKPSALPADDVLASDPADRDSEDESDNEDTEPKDKEVLEEAYASSSAKTVPSGPRRSKRSKRKRAV; from the exons ATGTATCGCGGTTCAGTTCCAGGGCATAGTTTCATCAACCGTGATCGAGAGGGTGCTCACGCTAGATT GAGATTCTGGATGTCTCGTCCATTGTTCCTTCGCATTGTGGACGCAGTTAAGGAACATGATGACTGCTTCATGCAACGATCAGATGGAACCAGAAGGCTTAGACTATCATCTCTTCAAAAG CCAAAACTagagcaaaataaaaaattgaaatatgcaTTTAGCCAAAAACAagagcaaaataaaaaattgaaaagaatCAAACAACG GTGGTCAAATTTTCAGGAAAGAATAAAACTCGAAACTTCTCGTCTATACAAACAAGCAGGGGTCAGTCCTCTAGCAG GATGTTTGCCAACCTTGGCTACAATACCAGTCTGGATAGGTTTATATCAAGCTCTTTCAAATGTAGCAAATGAG GGATTGCTGAGTGAAGGGTTCTTTTGGATTCCTTCTTTGGGAGGACCCACAACAATAGCTGCTCGGCAAAGCGGAGCAGGAATTTCCTGGCTGTTTCCATTTGTG GACGGACATCCACCACTTGGTTGGCAAGACACTGCAGCTTACCTTGTTTTACCTGTTCTTCTTGTTGCATCACAGTACGTCTCCATGGAAATAATGAAGCCTCCTCAA ACAGATGATCCAAATCAAAAGAACACACTTCTTGTATTAAAGTTTCTTCCCCTCATGATTGGCTACTTTTTGTTATCTGTTCCATCTGGATTGTCAATATACTG GTTCACAAATAATGTGCTTAGCACAGCACAACAAGTATGGCTACGGAAATTGGGAGGAGCGAAGCCTGTTGTGGGTGAGAATGCCAGTGGGATAATCAGTGCAGGACGTGCAAAACGGTCAGGTGCTCAGCAGGAACGAACGGGCGAAAG ATTCAAGCAGCTTAAAGAGGCAGAGAAGAAGCAAAAGCCTAGTGCTCTGCCTGCAGATGATGTCTTGGCATCAGATCCAGCTGATCGTGACTCTGAAGATGAATCTGACAATGAGGATACTGAACCGAAG gataaggaagttcttgaagaGGCATATGCATCTAGTAGTGCAAAAACAGTTCCTTCAGGACCTAGGAGAAGTAAGCGATCAAAGCGAAAGCGTGCGGTATGA